A window of Sphingomonas sp. R1 contains these coding sequences:
- a CDS encoding LysR family transcriptional regulator, with protein sequence MRLDRFDLNLLVAFHTLMEERSVTRAAERLHLTQPAMSAALRRLRESFNDPLLVANGKQMVPSPHAQELAPRVAEIVASAQALISGSTLFDPRTSRRRFRIAASDYVTSIAVQPLLAEMAVEAPDIRCSVIAPHTGVTEQMERGEVDCIISPEQFQANGHPTELLFEEEHVLLGWAENPLFAKPITEAEYRAAGHVVVELSNTPAFIEQAVRARGDVRRIEVTVTSFTLVPWLLPGTHRIALVHARLARLFMDKLPLAMAPPPFPLPRMREMIQFNRARADDSGLVWLREGLRRHAAATELVG encoded by the coding sequence ATGCGCCTGGATCGGTTTGACCTGAACCTGCTCGTCGCCTTCCACACGCTGATGGAGGAGCGGAGCGTGACACGAGCGGCAGAGCGGCTCCATCTCACCCAGCCGGCAATGAGCGCGGCCCTGCGGCGGCTGCGCGAGTCCTTCAACGATCCGTTGCTGGTCGCCAATGGCAAGCAGATGGTGCCGAGCCCCCACGCGCAGGAACTCGCCCCGCGCGTCGCCGAAATCGTCGCCAGCGCGCAGGCGCTGATTTCCGGGTCCACGCTTTTCGATCCGCGCACCTCGCGGCGCAGGTTCAGGATCGCCGCGTCGGACTATGTCACCTCGATCGCCGTGCAGCCGCTGCTGGCCGAAATGGCAGTGGAGGCGCCCGACATACGCTGCTCGGTGATCGCGCCGCATACCGGCGTCACCGAGCAGATGGAGCGCGGCGAGGTCGACTGCATCATCTCGCCCGAGCAATTCCAGGCAAACGGCCACCCGACCGAATTGCTGTTCGAGGAAGAGCATGTCCTGCTTGGCTGGGCCGAAAACCCGCTGTTCGCCAAGCCGATCACCGAAGCGGAGTATCGGGCGGCCGGGCATGTCGTGGTGGAGCTCTCGAATACCCCGGCCTTTATCGAGCAGGCGGTCCGCGCGCGCGGCGACGTCCGGCGCATCGAGGTGACGGTCACGTCGTTCACGCTGGTGCCGTGGCTGCTGCCGGGCACGCATCGGATCGCGCTTGTCCATGCGCGCCTGGCACGACTGTTCATGGACAAGTTGCCGCTCGCGATGGCGCCCCCTCCCTTCCCGCTGCCGCGGATGCGCGAGATGATCCAGTTCAACCGCGCGCGCGCCGACGATAGCGGCCTGGTGTGGCTGCGCGAAGGCTTGCGGCGCCACGCCGCCGCAACGGAGCTGGTCGGCTGA
- a CDS encoding alpha/beta hydrolase family protein, with amino-acid sequence MALFEYFPNYIWNLSVAIAMESGGQIGELVDMCQPIKDAAASGADAGTPQFMARWVAMADKLIDLAAEDEARGRAFSASTKLERAALYLFTGERMQGHGHPGRKETYAKARATFDRSTALGKLNRERVEIPLETGTMPALYTRAPGDGPKPVVVYCNGLDSCKELLYWSRLPEALARRGISTLCVDQPGSGEALRLQELPVDPHSEHWASKAVDWLELQSDVDPKRIGMTGISLGGHFAPRAVAYESRFASGACWGANHNWAEVQQKRLKREGENPVPHYWAHVMWAFGAADMDDFFAKAETMNLNGHMGGVTVPFLVTHGAEDRQISVQYAHDCYDQLVNSPKRELKIFTAREGGVEHVGADNMSYGRDYIADWFAETLGGHAA; translated from the coding sequence ATGGCGTTGTTCGAATATTTCCCCAACTATATCTGGAACCTGTCGGTCGCGATCGCGATGGAGAGCGGCGGCCAGATCGGCGAACTCGTCGACATGTGCCAGCCGATCAAGGACGCGGCAGCGAGCGGCGCCGATGCCGGCACGCCGCAGTTCATGGCCCGGTGGGTCGCGATGGCCGACAAGCTGATCGACCTTGCCGCCGAGGACGAGGCACGGGGCCGGGCCTTCTCCGCCTCGACCAAGCTGGAGCGCGCGGCGCTGTATCTGTTCACCGGCGAGCGGATGCAGGGCCATGGCCACCCCGGCCGCAAGGAAACCTATGCCAAGGCGCGCGCGACCTTCGATCGCTCGACCGCACTCGGCAAGCTCAACCGCGAGCGGGTGGAAATCCCGCTGGAGACCGGCACCATGCCGGCGCTCTATACCCGCGCACCGGGCGATGGCCCGAAGCCGGTCGTGGTCTATTGCAACGGCCTCGATAGCTGCAAGGAGCTGCTCTACTGGTCGCGCCTGCCCGAGGCGCTGGCGCGGCGCGGCATCTCCACGCTGTGTGTCGACCAGCCAGGCTCGGGCGAGGCGCTGCGGCTTCAGGAGCTGCCCGTCGATCCGCATTCGGAGCACTGGGCCTCGAAGGCAGTCGACTGGCTGGAGCTGCAGAGCGACGTCGACCCGAAGCGCATCGGCATGACGGGGATCTCGCTCGGCGGGCACTTCGCGCCGCGCGCGGTCGCCTACGAATCCCGCTTCGCCTCGGGTGCCTGCTGGGGCGCCAATCACAACTGGGCCGAGGTGCAGCAGAAGCGCCTCAAGCGCGAGGGCGAGAACCCGGTGCCGCATTACTGGGCGCATGTGATGTGGGCCTTTGGTGCGGCGGACATGGACGACTTCTTCGCCAAGGCGGAGACCATGAACCTGAACGGCCATATGGGCGGCGTGACGGTGCCCTTCCTCGTCACCCACGGCGCCGAGGATCGCCAGATCAGCGTGCAGTATGCGCATGATTGCTATGATCAGCTGGTCAACAGCCCGAAGCGCGAGCTGAAGATCTTCACCGCGCGGGAGGGCGGGGTGGAGCATGTCGGCGCGGACAACATGTCCTATGGCCGCGACTATATCGCCGACTGGTTCGCCGAGACGCTGGGCGGGCACGCCGCATGA
- a CDS encoding aromatic ring-hydroxylating oxygenase subunit alpha translates to MERQIDTALDAARPWPRHAWYVAATAAELGEKPLGRTICGEPMVFFRNAAGAVVALEDFCPHRGAPLSLGFVREGELVCGYHGLTMGCAGRATSMPGQRVEKFAGVRRFAVIERYGFIWVWPGDAEAADPARLHPLHWAESPEWAYGGGYYHIACDYRLMVDNLMDLTHETYVHSTSIGQKEIDEAPVETLIEDGQVVTRRFMDGIEAPPFWKMALRGAGLPDDEPVDRWQICRFTLPSHVLIEVGVALAGKGGYHAEDRWKASSIVVDFITPETETSHHYFWGMARRFAIGDAALTDTIRAGQGTIFGEDLEMLERQQANLLRYPERRLMKLNIDAGGVRSRLMIDRAITAERPSEAEAA, encoded by the coding sequence ATGGAACGGCAGATCGACACGGCGCTGGATGCAGCACGCCCCTGGCCCCGACACGCCTGGTATGTTGCGGCGACTGCCGCCGAACTCGGGGAAAAGCCGCTCGGCCGCACGATCTGCGGCGAGCCCATGGTGTTCTTCCGCAATGCCGCCGGCGCGGTCGTGGCGCTGGAGGATTTCTGCCCGCATCGCGGCGCCCCGCTGTCGCTTGGCTTCGTCCGCGAGGGCGAGCTGGTGTGCGGCTATCACGGCCTGACAATGGGCTGTGCTGGGCGGGCGACGTCGATGCCCGGGCAACGGGTGGAAAAGTTCGCCGGCGTCCGTCGCTTCGCAGTGATCGAGCGCTATGGGTTCATCTGGGTGTGGCCGGGCGACGCGGAAGCCGCCGATCCGGCCAGGCTCCACCCGCTGCACTGGGCCGAGAGCCCCGAATGGGCGTATGGCGGCGGCTATTACCATATTGCTTGCGACTATCGGCTGATGGTCGACAATCTGATGGACCTAACCCACGAGACCTATGTCCACAGCACCAGCATCGGCCAGAAGGAGATCGACGAGGCGCCGGTCGAGACGCTGATCGAGGACGGGCAGGTCGTCACCCGGCGCTTCATGGACGGGATCGAGGCGCCGCCCTTCTGGAAGATGGCGCTACGCGGCGCCGGGCTGCCCGACGACGAGCCGGTCGATCGCTGGCAAATCTGTCGTTTCACCCTGCCCAGTCATGTGCTGATCGAAGTGGGCGTGGCCCTTGCCGGCAAGGGCGGCTATCACGCCGAGGACCGCTGGAAGGCCTCCAGCATCGTGGTCGACTTCATCACGCCCGAGACGGAGACCTCGCACCATTATTTCTGGGGCATGGCCCGGCGCTTCGCCATCGGCGATGCCGCGCTGACCGACACGATCCGCGCGGGCCAGGGTACGATCTTCGGCGAGGATCTCGAAATGCTCGAGCGGCAGCAGGCCAATCTGCTGCGCTATCCCGAACGCCGGCTGATGAAGCTCAACATCGACGCCGGCGGTGTGCGCTCGCGGCTGATGATCGACCGGGCGATCACAGCAGAACGCCCGTCGGAGGCAGAAGCCGCCTGA
- a CDS encoding VOC family protein produces the protein MTRVTEIRYVGYAVTDFDAEKRFYEEIWGLEPVPSEDGLAWFKAQGHDEHHVVRLRPAEENRIDVIALSADSPADVDALHARVTEAGCTVARAPAALATPGGGYGFRFFSPDGLLFEVSSDVARGQRREIARWDGVPVKISHIVLHSPNHQAAVQFFADVLGFKVSDWLGDFMCFLRCNSAHHRIALLPGPACLNHVAYDMEGIDGMMRGAHRLKLNGINIGWGPGRHTAGNNTFSYFVTPSGFVTEYTSELEEVDFEAHQHQVYTPAPLIMDQWGIGTGGPQTLPHPAPNPGLFVAAEA, from the coding sequence ATGACCCGCGTTACCGAGATCCGCTATGTCGGCTATGCCGTCACCGACTTCGACGCCGAGAAGCGCTTTTACGAGGAGATATGGGGCCTGGAGCCCGTGCCGAGCGAGGACGGCCTGGCCTGGTTCAAGGCGCAGGGACATGACGAGCATCATGTCGTCCGCCTCCGCCCTGCCGAAGAGAACCGGATCGACGTCATCGCGCTGTCCGCCGATAGCCCCGCGGATGTCGACGCACTCCACGCGCGGGTGACCGAGGCCGGCTGCACGGTCGCGCGGGCACCCGCTGCGCTTGCCACGCCGGGCGGCGGCTATGGCTTCCGCTTCTTCTCGCCCGACGGCCTGTTGTTCGAAGTCTCCAGCGATGTCGCGCGCGGCCAGCGCCGTGAGATCGCCCGCTGGGACGGCGTGCCGGTCAAGATCAGCCACATCGTGCTGCACTCGCCGAACCATCAGGCGGCGGTGCAGTTCTTCGCCGACGTGCTCGGCTTCAAGGTGAGCGACTGGCTCGGCGACTTCATGTGCTTCCTGCGCTGCAATTCGGCGCATCACCGCATCGCGCTGCTGCCCGGGCCCGCCTGCCTCAACCATGTCGCCTATGACATGGAGGGGATCGACGGCATGATGCGCGGCGCGCACCGGCTGAAGCTCAACGGCATCAACATCGGCTGGGGCCCCGGGCGACACACCGCCGGCAACAACACCTTCAGCTATTTCGTGACTCCGAGCGGCTTCGTCACCGAATACACCTCCGAGCTGGAGGAGGTCGATTTCGAGGCGCACCAGCACCAGGTCTACACCCCCGCGCCGCTGATCATGGACCAGTGGGGCATCGGCACCGGCGGCCCGCAGACGCTGCCGCATCCCGCACCCAATCCCGGCCTGTTCGTGGCGGCGGAGGCCTGA
- a CDS encoding cupin domain-containing protein has product MEKSVRRVVTGHDAQGRAIIQEDGVVPRVQRVGGAIGPLFHEVWNTQATPAPIDAASGEPHEDGIVLAPPKNGTRIRVLDIPPEGDGIRNMTPEEARAHFAEIGAGDASAHGEGSRHALMHRTETIDYGIVLEGELVLIMDEGETTVRAGDIVIQRGTNHGWANRSDKNCRIAFILIDGAFDEQLKR; this is encoded by the coding sequence ATGGAAAAGTCTGTTCGCCGCGTCGTCACCGGCCATGATGCCCAGGGGCGCGCGATCATCCAGGAAGACGGTGTCGTGCCGCGCGTGCAACGCGTCGGCGGTGCCATCGGCCCGTTGTTCCACGAGGTGTGGAACACCCAGGCCACGCCCGCCCCGATCGACGCGGCCTCGGGCGAGCCGCATGAGGATGGCATCGTCCTCGCGCCGCCGAAGAACGGTACCCGAATTCGGGTGCTCGACATTCCGCCCGAAGGGGACGGCATCCGCAACATGACGCCGGAGGAGGCGCGCGCGCATTTCGCCGAGATCGGCGCAGGGGATGCCTCGGCGCATGGCGAGGGCTCGCGCCATGCGCTGATGCACCGCACCGAAACGATCGACTATGGCATCGTGCTCGAAGGCGAGCTGGTGCTGATCATGGACGAAGGCGAGACGACGGTGCGCGCCGGCGACATCGTCATCCAGCGCGGCACCAACCATGGCTGGGCGAACCGCTCGGACAAGAATTGCCGCATCGCCTTCATCCTCATCGACGGCGCGTTCGACGAGCAGCTGAAGCGCTGA
- a CDS encoding FAD-dependent oxidoreductase encodes MQSLNILVIGGGIGGLTAAIALRRKGFAVDVIERDPDWSVYGVGIIQQANVLRAMKALDLLDDYLGAGVGFDAVEIFRPDGVKVARVPAPRLLEGYPANVGIGRRALHKVLGDRTIALGADVRLGITAETIVDDGEQVAVTFSDGSSGIYDIVIGADGVYSQTRQTLFPEAERPQFTGQAVWRYNFPRFADLDALQVYNGPTGVGFVPISDALMYMYVTTPEPDNPRYPRNGLAATMRAKLAACAPAIRDLAEQITDDDGVVYRPLEGMLIEGPWHRGRVVLLGDAVHATTPHLGQGAGMAIEDSLVLAEELERAETVADAFTAYRARRFDRCAYIVRQSLSICHGQLGKGPPVDNAKATAEMFAVTAQPI; translated from the coding sequence ATGCAGTCTCTCAACATTCTCGTCATCGGCGGCGGCATTGGCGGTCTCACCGCCGCCATTGCGCTGCGCCGGAAGGGCTTTGCGGTCGACGTGATCGAGCGCGACCCCGACTGGTCGGTGTACGGCGTCGGCATCATCCAGCAGGCCAATGTCCTGCGCGCGATGAAGGCGCTGGACCTGCTCGACGATTATCTCGGCGCTGGCGTCGGGTTCGATGCCGTGGAGATCTTCCGTCCGGACGGCGTGAAGGTCGCACGGGTTCCCGCTCCCCGCCTCTTGGAGGGCTATCCCGCCAATGTCGGGATCGGCCGGCGGGCGCTGCACAAGGTGCTGGGGGACCGCACGATCGCGCTCGGCGCGGACGTGCGCCTGGGCATCACGGCCGAGACGATCGTCGACGATGGCGAGCAGGTTGCGGTCACCTTCTCCGATGGCAGCAGCGGGATCTACGACATCGTGATCGGCGCCGACGGCGTCTATTCGCAGACCCGCCAAACCCTGTTCCCGGAGGCCGAGCGCCCGCAATTCACCGGGCAGGCGGTGTGGCGCTACAATTTCCCGCGCTTTGCCGATCTCGATGCGCTGCAGGTCTATAACGGGCCGACCGGCGTGGGGTTCGTGCCGATCAGCGATGCGCTGATGTACATGTACGTGACCACGCCCGAGCCGGACAATCCGCGCTACCCGCGCAACGGGCTGGCGGCGACGATGCGGGCAAAGCTCGCCGCCTGCGCGCCGGCGATCCGCGACCTGGCCGAACAGATCACCGACGATGACGGCGTGGTCTATCGGCCGCTCGAAGGCATGCTGATAGAAGGGCCGTGGCATCGCGGCCGGGTCGTGCTGCTCGGCGATGCGGTGCACGCGACGACCCCGCATCTGGGGCAGGGCGCGGGCATGGCGATCGAGGACAGCCTCGTCCTCGCCGAGGAGCTGGAGCGCGCCGAGACGGTAGCGGATGCCTTCACCGCCTACCGCGCCCGCCGCTTCGATCGCTGCGCCTATATCGTCCGCCAGAGCCTTTCGATCTGCCACGGCCAGCTCGGCAAGGGACCGCCGGTCGATAACGCCAAGGCGACCGCCGAGATGTTCGCCGTCACCGCCCAACCCATCTGA
- a CDS encoding MFS transporter, which yields MSAAAGAQVASSRHAILLILTAIMPTMGIVALVPVLPLLLREFASAPGSEVLVPVALTIPALCIAVFSPVAGALSDRLGRKPVLLVSMLVYGVVGALPLLLNDLIAIIAARAVLGLAEAAIMTVSTAMLGDYFDDARRERWISAQMASVSLSAILLVAIGGALGEALGSRGPFLLYLVALPIAIAVAAILFEPVHRAARAEPKARLPLGTLLPVLLITLGVGVLFYTIIVQVGPIVARSGVTSPALIGIAAAGTNLGVAIGSILFGRLKAHAGLQLLALGLALVALGYAGTALAPGFPAITGFAILACIGSGLMLPNMLAWLMRRLPAAARGSGTGAWTGAFFLGQFAAPLIATLLTPATGGLSQTLLLYTGLALAGAIAALIASSRPSALTTA from the coding sequence ATGAGCGCTGCGGCAGGAGCGCAGGTCGCGTCCAGCCGGCACGCGATCCTGCTGATCCTCACCGCGATCATGCCCACCATGGGTATCGTCGCGCTGGTCCCGGTGCTGCCGTTGCTGCTGCGCGAGTTCGCATCCGCGCCGGGATCCGAGGTGCTGGTGCCCGTGGCGCTGACCATCCCGGCGCTGTGCATCGCGGTGTTTTCGCCGGTGGCGGGGGCGCTTTCCGATCGGCTGGGGCGCAAGCCGGTGCTGCTCGTGTCGATGCTGGTCTATGGCGTAGTCGGCGCGCTGCCGCTGCTGCTCAACGATCTTATCGCGATCATCGCCGCGCGGGCGGTGCTCGGGCTGGCGGAGGCGGCAATCATGACCGTTTCCACTGCGATGCTCGGCGATTATTTCGACGACGCCCGGCGCGAACGCTGGATCTCCGCCCAGATGGCGTCGGTGAGCCTCAGCGCGATCCTGCTCGTCGCGATCGGCGGCGCACTGGGCGAGGCACTGGGATCGCGCGGGCCGTTCCTGCTCTATCTCGTCGCCCTCCCGATCGCGATCGCCGTCGCCGCCATCCTGTTCGAGCCGGTGCATCGCGCCGCCCGTGCCGAGCCCAAGGCACGGTTGCCGCTCGGCACGCTCCTGCCGGTGCTGCTGATCACGCTTGGGGTGGGCGTGCTGTTCTACACGATCATCGTCCAGGTCGGTCCGATCGTCGCGCGCAGTGGCGTCACCTCGCCGGCGCTGATCGGCATCGCGGCCGCAGGCACCAATCTTGGTGTAGCGATCGGCAGCATCCTGTTCGGCCGGCTCAAGGCCCATGCCGGGCTGCAGCTGCTCGCCTTGGGGCTGGCGCTGGTGGCGCTCGGCTATGCCGGAACGGCACTGGCCCCCGGCTTCCCCGCGATCACCGGCTTCGCGATCCTCGCCTGTATCGGCAGCGGCCTGATGCTGCCCAACATGCTCGCCTGGCTGATGCGTCGCCTGCCCGCCGCCGCGCGCGGGTCCGGCACCGGCGCGTGGACGGGCGCCTTCTTCCTCGGCCAGTTTGCGGCGCCGCTGATCGCCACGCTTCTGACGCCCGCCACGGGCGGCCTGTCGCAAACCCTGCTGCTCTATACCGGGCTGGCGCTGGCGGGGGCGATAGCCGCCCTGATAGCCAGTAGCCGCCCCTCCGCACTCACTACCGCCTGA
- a CDS encoding TonB-dependent receptor produces MTRAWRRTSSILALTIAGIAAQANAQTDGQTRGSAPQQQDANGETDQQGLQEIIVTAQRKAENLQRAGIPVAVVTGDQLVSRGLTSSNELGNSVPSLSAQPQGGANTVFFLRGVGNFTVNGYSDPAVAFNYDGVYLGRATSTSGIFYDLERVEVLKGPQGTLYGRNATAGAINVLPTRPRIGENSGFVTASYGNYDAVNVQGAMNIAMGEHGAMRVAGNLVSRDGYQTDGTSDEKTQALRVQLLGELTPDLTVRVGGDFSHSGGKGPGSTYAGRIVFNGTSNQFVPSGFGADSGLFSADAQAYRQTLFSGLSGRTLAPLDLQPYLDNNYYGANAEISLRTGAGTLTVIPSWRYAKLDNRFAVPAFYGDVAETDEQKSLEIRFAGNRIGLFDYMLGAYYFDESVAATYLYAQQALNAYQQFTSATKSYAGFGRLTANFGDRLRLIGGLRYTKDDKDFNGRADVFLVRCTVAVQGRPSCPTAPLLPSSGRYQDLPGTVYPNVPDNQARPIGTTGALLIHAVTPVATTLSNDRFTYHLGAEFDVGPHSLLYANYETGYRSGGFALSAGYETFQPEYIDAYTIGMKNRFFDNRLQLNLEAFLWKYRNQQVNHTGIDRNGNQGQFTENVGKSTNKGVEVDAQLLATQTTLLSVNVQYLDAKYDNFVYREPIGATPPITGCPYRASATAGMYDIDCSGRTAFQSPKWTMNLGAQQTLPLGAYKAVLSADTQYRSSRVVGFEYMPNQLVGATWVSNAQIAFGSADDRWSIAAYVRNIEDERYQASAQIYSAGSAALAVYSPPRTYGVRVTSKF; encoded by the coding sequence GTGACTCGGGCATGGAGGCGGACCAGTTCGATACTGGCGCTCACGATCGCAGGTATTGCCGCGCAGGCGAATGCGCAAACCGATGGTCAGACGAGGGGCAGCGCTCCGCAGCAGCAGGATGCCAACGGCGAAACCGACCAGCAGGGTCTGCAGGAAATCATCGTCACGGCGCAGCGCAAGGCGGAAAATCTCCAGCGCGCCGGCATTCCCGTGGCCGTCGTCACCGGCGATCAGCTGGTCAGCCGCGGCCTGACCAGCTCCAACGAACTGGGCAATTCGGTGCCCTCGCTCAGCGCACAGCCCCAGGGGGGCGCCAACACCGTCTTCTTCCTGCGCGGCGTCGGCAATTTCACGGTCAACGGCTACAGCGATCCGGCAGTCGCGTTCAATTACGACGGGGTGTATCTAGGCAGGGCAACGTCCACCTCGGGCATCTTCTATGATCTCGAACGGGTGGAGGTACTGAAGGGGCCGCAGGGGACGCTCTACGGGCGCAACGCTACCGCGGGCGCGATCAACGTGTTGCCGACCCGCCCCAGGATCGGCGAAAACAGCGGCTTCGTTACCGCCAGCTACGGCAATTACGACGCGGTCAACGTCCAGGGCGCGATGAACATCGCGATGGGCGAGCATGGTGCGATGCGCGTCGCCGGCAACCTGGTGAGCCGCGACGGCTACCAGACCGACGGCACCAGCGACGAAAAGACCCAGGCACTTCGCGTCCAGCTGCTCGGCGAGTTGACGCCGGACCTCACCGTGCGCGTCGGCGGCGACTTCTCGCACAGCGGCGGCAAGGGGCCAGGTTCCACCTATGCCGGCCGCATCGTGTTCAACGGTACGAGCAACCAGTTCGTCCCGTCGGGCTTCGGGGCCGATAGCGGCCTGTTCTCAGCCGACGCCCAGGCCTATCGCCAGACGCTGTTCAGCGGGCTCTCCGGCCGCACGCTGGCCCCGCTCGACCTGCAGCCCTATCTCGACAACAATTATTACGGAGCCAATGCGGAGATCAGCCTGCGCACCGGGGCCGGTACGCTGACGGTGATCCCGTCCTGGCGCTACGCCAAGCTCGACAATCGCTTTGCCGTCCCGGCCTTTTACGGCGATGTCGCCGAGACCGATGAGCAGAAGAGCCTGGAGATCCGCTTCGCCGGCAACCGCATCGGCCTGTTCGATTACATGCTCGGGGCTTATTATTTCGACGAGTCCGTCGCAGCGACCTATCTGTATGCGCAGCAGGCACTGAACGCCTATCAGCAGTTCACCTCCGCCACCAAATCCTATGCCGGGTTCGGGCGGCTCACCGCCAATTTCGGCGATCGGCTGCGGCTGATCGGTGGCCTGCGCTACACCAAGGACGACAAGGACTTCAACGGCCGCGCCGACGTGTTCCTCGTTCGCTGCACGGTCGCGGTGCAGGGCCGGCCGAGCTGCCCCACCGCGCCGCTGCTACCCTCGAGCGGGCGCTATCAGGACCTGCCCGGCACGGTGTATCCGAACGTGCCGGACAACCAGGCCCGGCCGATCGGCACGACCGGCGCGCTGCTGATCCACGCCGTCACCCCGGTCGCGACCACGCTGTCGAACGACCGCTTCACCTATCATCTGGGCGCGGAGTTCGATGTCGGACCGCACTCGCTGCTCTATGCCAATTACGAGACCGGCTATCGCTCGGGCGGGTTCGCGCTGTCGGCCGGCTACGAGACGTTTCAGCCCGAATATATCGACGCCTACACGATCGGCATGAAGAACCGGTTCTTCGACAACCGGCTGCAGCTGAACCTCGAGGCGTTCCTGTGGAAGTATCGGAACCAGCAGGTCAACCACACCGGGATCGACAGGAACGGCAATCAGGGGCAGTTCACCGAGAATGTCGGCAAGTCGACCAACAAGGGCGTCGAAGTGGATGCCCAGCTGCTCGCGACGCAGACCACGCTGCTGAGCGTCAACGTCCAGTATCTCGACGCGAAGTACGACAATTTCGTCTATCGCGAGCCGATCGGCGCGACGCCGCCGATCACCGGCTGTCCCTATCGTGCGAGCGCCACCGCCGGCATGTACGACATTGATTGTTCGGGCCGTACCGCCTTCCAGTCGCCCAAATGGACGATGAACCTGGGTGCCCAGCAGACGCTGCCGCTGGGCGCGTACAAGGCGGTGCTGTCCGCCGACACGCAGTATCGGTCCAGCCGGGTGGTGGGCTTCGAATATATGCCCAACCAGCTGGTCGGCGCGACCTGGGTAAGCAACGCCCAGATCGCCTTCGGGTCGGCCGACGATCGCTGGTCGATCGCCGCCTATGTCCGCAACATCGAGGACGAACGCTACCAGGCGAGCGCGCAGATCTACAGCGCCGGTTCGGCCGCGCTCGCCGTGTATTCGCCGCCGCGCACCTATGGCGTGCGGGTGACGTCGAAATTCTAG
- a CDS encoding GntR family transcriptional regulator: protein MEKPAKPGQQVLVALRRMIADGTIKPGDRIAEIPTAEALGVSRMPVRTALRALEHEGLVVKLGARGYTPRAVNAAAITGAIEVRGVLEGLAARRVAERRLSVAEDARLEATLVDGDALFAKGHLADGDLDRFYRYNLAFHDQLIAASDNPSIALALGRNNHLPFASAAALALDWDDLDGEYHHLLRAHREHRAVFEAIRSGDADRAEQLMRGHAAVAIANRRAFRMLAG, encoded by the coding sequence ATGGAAAAGCCTGCCAAGCCGGGCCAGCAGGTGCTGGTCGCGCTCCGCCGCATGATCGCCGACGGCACGATCAAGCCCGGCGACCGTATCGCCGAGATCCCAACGGCCGAGGCGCTGGGCGTGTCGCGCATGCCGGTGCGAACCGCGCTCCGCGCGCTGGAGCATGAGGGTCTGGTGGTGAAGCTCGGCGCGCGCGGCTATACCCCGCGCGCGGTGAACGCCGCCGCGATCACTGGCGCGATCGAGGTGCGCGGGGTACTGGAAGGCCTTGCCGCACGCCGGGTCGCCGAGCGCCGCTTGTCGGTTGCAGAGGATGCGCGCCTCGAAGCGACCTTGGTCGACGGCGACGCGCTGTTCGCAAAGGGCCATCTGGCCGATGGCGACCTCGATCGCTTTTACCGCTACAACCTTGCCTTTCACGACCAGCTGATCGCTGCCAGCGACAACCCGTCGATCGCGCTGGCGCTGGGCCGCAACAACCATCTGCCCTTTGCCTCCGCGGCCGCGCTGGCGCTGGACTGGGACGATCTCGACGGCGAATACCACCATCTGCTCCGCGCGCACCGCGAACACCGCGCCGTCTTCGAGGCGATCCGCAGCGGCGATGCCGACCGGGCCGAACAGCTCATGCGCGGCCATGCGGCGGTGGCGATCGCCAATCGTCGGGCGTTCCGGATGCTGGCCGGCTGA